Below is a genomic region from Rhodococcus sp. WMMA185.
CAGAGTGAACGTTTTTCCGTGATGGGCGAGCTTGACCGGGCGACCGGATCTCAGCCGGTACGTTGCGGAGTTCGCGCGGATGTCGACATGGATTTGACTGCCCCGCACGGTCATCCGGAAGTTCATGTTGGCCAGTTGCGGAGGTATCCGGGGTGCGAACGTGATATTGCCGCCATGGTCGCGCATTCCGCCGAAGCCGGCGACACAAGCCATCCAAGTCCCTGCCAGCGAGGCGATATGCAATCCGTTCTCGACGTTGGAGTGTAGGTCGTGGAGATCGGTCAGTGCCGCCTCGGCGAGGTAGTCGTAGGCGAGTTGAAGCTGGCCGACCTCTGCGGCCATTACGGACTGCGCGCAAGCCGACAGGGAGGAATCGCGCACTGTGAGGGCCTCGTAGTAGGCGAAATTGGCCATCTTCTGCTCATCGGTGAAGGCGTCGCCGCGAAAATACATCGCCAGCACCAGGTCGGCCTGCTTCACCACCTGCTTTCGATAGAGATCGAAATACGGATAGTTGAGCAGTAGGGGATAGTTCTCGGGTGGGGTGCCTTCGAAATCCCACTCGGCGTGATGAGTAAAGCCCTCGGACTGCTGATGCACTCCGAGGGCCTCGTCGAACGGAATACGCATCCGCGCACCCGCATCGCGCCACCGAGACGATTCCTCGTCGTCCACGCCGTGTTCACGCGCGAGATCAGGCCTGCGCTCGCAGACGGCGGCTGCATCGTGCATATTCTTCTGTGCCATCAAATTGGTGTAGACGTTGTTGTCGGCGACGGCCGTGTACTCGTCGGGTCCGGTAACGCCGTCGATCCGGAATTCGCCCCGTGAGTTGTGGTGGCCGAGGGAAGTCCAAAGACGTGCAGTCTCTATGAGCAATGTTGCACCGCACTCGGATTCGAACTCCTCGTCCCCTGTGGCCGCGAGATATCGGGAGGTGGCGGCAGCCACGGCTGCGCCGACGTGGAAAGCGGCTGTTCCCGCGGGCCAGTATCCGGAGCATTCATCGCCGTTGATCGACCGCCACGGGAACACTGCGCCTGCCTGACCCAGCTGTGCGGCACGATTCTTCGCTTTGTCGAGAGTCGAGTGTCGCCAACGCAGCGCATCTCTTGCCGAGTCCGGCACGGTATAGGTGAGCAGGGGAAGGACGAATGCCTCGGTGTCCCAGAACGCGTGTCCGTCGTAGCCGGGCCCGGTCAGGCCCTTTGCGGAGATCGCTCGAGTCTCTCCGCGCGCACCCGCCTGAAGCACGTGGAAGAGTCCGAACCGGACAGCTTGCTGCAGTTCCGCATCACCGGCGATCTCGATGTCTGCGGTTTCCCAGAAGAGGTCGAGATACTCGCGTTGGCGGCGTAGCAGTGTGGCCCAGCCGATTTCGAGTGCTCCGGCAAGCGCACCTTCGACCTGTCCCCGCAGCGCCGGTGTCGACCGATGCGCCGACCAGCCGTAGGCCAGGAACTTCGTCATCTTCAGACGTTGACCTTTCGGTACGTTGACCGCCACGGTGAGCCGCGCGAGATCCTCTTCGGTCTCGATGCTGCATCGGCCATTGGTGGGAAGTTCGATCTCATGGTCCATCCCCGCAGCCATTCGCAGCCCCGAGGCCCGCGTGTGGTGGGCGAGAACAGCTCTGAAGTCGTGGGAGGCGGCGAAATCGGCGACCAGCGGATGGTGCAGTGCGGCCGCGACACGGGGGTCGTCCGTCCGAACCGGTAGGCGCTCGTTGGCGAGCAGGTCGGATTGCAAGACGAGCTCGATATCGTCATCGAGTGGCTCGACTTCGTAGCGGATGGCCGCGATGGCGCGCGAGGTAAACGACACCAGACGTTCCGAACGGATCCGAACCTTCCTGCCGGTCGGGGAGGTCCAGTCGGTGGTGCGGCGCAGAGTGCCGGAACGGAAGTCGAGGACTCTCTCGTGAGCCGTTGCGCTCCCGTACCGCATGTCCAGCGGCTCATCTGCCACCAGCAATCGGATGATGCTGCCGTCGGTCACGTTCACCACGGTCTGGCCATCCTCGGGGTAGCCGTAGCCGGCCTCGGCGTACGGCAGGGGGCGTTGTTCGTAGTACCCGTTGAGGTAGGTACCGGGCAGCCCCCGTGGTTCGCCTTCCTCGAACGTGCCCCGAATCCCTATGTGCCCATTCGAGAGTGCGAAGGTGGACTCGGTGAAGCGCAGCGCCTCCAGATCCAGTCCGCTCCAGCACAGCTGCCACGGCGAGATTTGGTAACCCAGTTCGCTCATGCTCACCCTCCCAGGAGGTCGGACAGATCGTTCACTACTACGTCGGCGCCGTGGGCGCGCAGGGCCTCCGCCTGATCGCTTCGATTGACGCCGACGACGAATCCGAATGCACCGGCACGTCCAGCCTCCACCCCGGCCAATGCGTCCTCGAACACTGCTGCTCGATCGGCACTCACGCCGAGTGCGCGTGCACCCTCGAGGAACGAGTCCGGCGCCGGCTTGCCTCTGAAACCCTTCTCGGCGCTCACCACGCCGTCGACGAGGACGTGTACGTAGCGGCCGAGGTCGGCGGCTTCGATTACCGCCCTGCCGTTCGCGGATGACGTGACGACGGCGATCTTCAGGCCCGCCTTGTACACGGCGTCGATGTAGCGAACGGAACCGGAGTACGCGGTCACTCCTTCTTTCTCCAACACTGTCAGCAGCAACGTGTTCTTGGAATTCCCGATCCCATTGATTGTCGCCGCGCCGGGTGGATCGTCGGGTTCGCCCTCCGGCAGCGTGATTCCCCGGGAGGTGAGGAAGGTGCGAACTCCGTCGGCGCGGGGTCGTCCGTCGACGTAATCGAGATAGTCCGCGTCGGTGAACGGCCGGAAGCCGGGGCCCTCGCGGCGCTTCAGGAAATCATCGAATGTGTGCTTCCAGGCTTTCCGGTGCACAACCGCCGTCTCGGTGAGCACGCCGTCGAGATCGAACAGGCAGGCGGCGATCGCGTCAGGCAGTCCCATCACCTGCTCGACGGTACCGCCGGTCGCTGCCGTATCCGTCGAGGCTCGCGCAAATCCCGATCTCGCCGGGTGTGCGGGATCTGTCCGGTCATCGAGAGCGACACGGCGAGAAATCTCCGCGAAGGCAGAAACGGACTAAACGGACTGTATGTTTCCTTCGATCGCTAGATACTCGAATGAAGGAGATTTCGTGAGACGAGTGCTTGTGACCGCGACGAGTTGCGCACTCCTGGCCTTGCCCGCGTGTGGGTCTGACGATGGCGCGAAACAGACATCCGAAACGTCGGATACGACCACTGCGGTAGCCACCAAGACATTCCCGCCGCTCCCACCGAGTCTCTCGGAAGGTTCACCGCCGGCGGTCGCACCCGGGGCCGGCAGCGGGAGTGCGCCGGGCGGCCAGGTACGGGCTCCGGTTCACATTCAGGCACCCCCACCGCCTGCTGCCCCGCCGCCTCCCGCTGCGGAACCGCCGCCTCCCGAGGAGGCCCCACCAGTGGACGACAACCTCGAGGGTGAGGGCGCCGACGGCGCAGACCCAGAGGGTGAAGATGTGGACGGTGAGGGCACGGACGGCGGCAGTGGTGAAGGTGACGCCCCAGAGGATGACGCACCCGAGGGTGACGCGCCGGACGGTGACGCCCCGGATGGCGACGACCAGGGGGGCGATGCCCCGGAGGGCGACAGCCCGGAAGATGACGATCCGGCCGGTGAGGGTACCGGTGATGACACCTCCGAGGGTGCGGGCGCAGCCGGTGGGAGTAGTGACGGTGAGATCCCGGCGGCTGAGGTTTCCGGCGATGTAGGCACCGATAGCGGAGATGGCGACAACGGCTGATCGGAGGCGAACAGACGAACTGCGGGGCTGACTGTGGCTGGTTCGCCAGGTCGCGCTGTTCCGCTGCGCGGGCGCTTGATGTGGTCGACGCCACACCTCCCCTGTGAATCTTGTGTCCCCCGATCGGGGGACACAAGATTCAGCTATCGCAAGGATTGATCGATGTGTGGATATCGGTACTGTCCAATGAGTGAGTTATGACCGGTCAGACCAGTCGTTAGTATGGTCGGGACGGTCGCGAATATGGACAGGAACTTTTGCATGTCACACGTAACCAACATTGAGGTCGCTCGAGCACGCCGATCACACCGGGTGCTGTTCATTGGAAATCCAACCCGGTACAACGACGTGTCACGGTGGGCGATGGTGAGGCAATGGGCGCTGATCCACGGACTGGAGCCCATCAGCGAGTTCGAGGGCGACGTACTCTGCGTCATCGTGACCGAAGATATCCTCGACGGAATCGCCTCCGAGTCGGAGAAGATCGCCCTCGAGCGGGCGAAGTCGCTCGGAGTGCCATGCATCAGCGTTTATGACACGGCCCAGATCTGGCAGGTCACCGCACGGGTCCGCGCCCGGCTCAGCCAATCCCGGATGGCGGAATCTCGGATGACACGATCGGGGATGACACAGCCGACGGCCGGCTCACCCGCGGCGATTCACCACTACGGGGGCTAACAGCTTCCAGCTGATGATTTTCTGCCGCTGATCTTCGGGCGGATTATTCAGGCGTCTGTCACCACTGGTTCAGGAACGCCTACCGGTTCAAGAACGCGTCGTGCTCAGTGTGAGCACGGGTGATCAGTTCCATGAGCGCCTTCTCCCCGTTTGCCATCTTCCGGTACTTCGGGTCGAGCTGTTTCATCTGCTGCTCCTTGGCGAGCAACTTGCTGTAGATTTCCTCGCGCTCAGCCAGGTCCGCCGTGTAATCGAGACCGACGTAATTGGTGGCATGTCGACGTGCGCCGGCGATCGCCGACTGGGCTTTCCCACGCCGGCTGGTCAACGAAGCGATGATCGTGACGATCAGAATTCCGACGATGACGGTCAGTGAAACTCCTGTGCTCACCTCGATGACATCGATGGGTTCGCCGCCGTTGACGAACGGCAGGTTGTTCTCGTGGAGCGCGTGCAAGACCAGTTTGATGCCGATGAACGCGAGGATTGCGGACAGTCCGTACGAGAGGTAAATGAGGCGGTCGAGGAGGTTGTCGAGCAGAAAGTACAGCTGACGGAGCCCCATCAACGAGAACGCGGTAGCCGTGACGACAATGAACACGTTCTGGGTGAGTCCGAAGATGGCCGGGATGGAATCGAGGGCGAATAGCAAGTCTGTGCCGCCGATCGCGACCATCACCAGCACCATCGGCGTCATCACCCGTTTGCCGTTCTCGATGGTGAAGAGTTTGTCGCCGTCGTAGTGGGCACTGGTGTGCAGGTATTTCTTGGCGATCCGAATGACGAAATTGTCTGCGGAATGGGCCTCTTCGGTCTCCGGGCGAAGCATGTTTCCGGCGGTGACCAGCAAGATCAGGCCGAAGATATAGAAGACCCATGCGAATGTATTGATGAGGGTCGCGCCCACGAAGATGAATCCGGTCCTGGCGAACAGCGAGAAGACGATGCCGAACAGCAGCACCTTCTGCTGATCTTCGCGGGGCACCCGGAAACTGGCAATGATGATGAGAAAGACGAAGAGGTTGTCCACGGACAGGGCCTTCTCCGTCACATAGCCCGCGAAGTACTCCGACCCCATGTCGATGCCGCCGAAGATGAACACCAGAACGCCGAACAGGATCGCGATACTTACGTACAGCGCCGACCACATCGCCGATTCCTTGAGTGTGGGAATGTGCGCCTTGCGGACGTGAGCGAAGTAGTCGAACAGCAGTAGGCCGACGATCGCGGCGATCGTCAGGCCCCAGGCGGCGGGAGTCACCTGCATCGTCTCTGCTTTCGGCTGAGAAACCGTGTGCCGTAAGCGTAGCTTTTGGCACCCGTGGCATCGGTCCGCTCAGCGAGGGAACCCGGGCAGCCGCTGCGAGGGTCCGATCGGGGGACCCTCGGTTCACCCGGCAAAGGGACTGTTCGGCGGAATGGCAGGGCTCTGCATTTTCGGCAGTATTGATAGGGCCAGAACACATCGAGATACCACAACAGAGACAGGAACAACTAGATGTCGACGATTGCGAGTACCCCCTTGGCGGAGCTGGCTTATGAGTGGTGCACCGAGACGGACCTACAGCTGTCCGCATCGGAAGTCGCCGACCCCGACGACGACACCATCTTCGATACCGAGGACGACTTGGAGACTTTGCTCACCGGAGGTACCTCGAGCGCATCGAAGTCATGAGGGTGCCGTCGCTATGAGGGCACAGATGTCATGAGGGCGCAGACGTCATGAGGGAACTTGGGGGCGGGTGCGTACCGGGGCAAGGCCCAAGACGACAACGACAGCGGTGATCGATCCGGCCGCCATGATCGCGGCTAGCACCACGATTTGGAAGCGGCCGGCTTCGAGCGGTGATACGCCACCGAAGATCGCGCCGACGAATGCCCCGGGAAGGGTGACCAATCCCGTGGTCTTGGTCTGGTCGGTCGACGGAATCAAGGATGAGTGCACCGCGACTCGGGTGAGCTGGCGCGTCGCCTGGCGAGGCGTGGCGCCGAGCGCTAGCCAACCCTCCACTGTTTCCCACCGCTCGTCGGTGACCTCCATGAAACGTCGACCCGCGAGGGTTGCGGTGGTCATGGCGTTGCCGATGACAATTCCGCCGATGGCCAGGGCGTAGCGCGACGAGAACTCGATCGCACCTGTCAGGAACGTGACGGTCAGCGTCACGGCGATTCCGAGTGCCATCGCCGTGAACACCAACTCGACGTGCCAGGGGCTCCATCCGATCCGACCCGCTGCCGTCAGCGCCGCTACCGAGAACATGACGAAGAGCGCGAGAGCGACCCACAGAGGGTCCGTGATCACTCCGGACAGGATGATGCTGATCAGGGCTAGCTGCAGTGCACCGCGGAGTACCGCGAGAGCCGGAGCGAAATAGTGCGGCGTTCGGAATCCCCAGAGCACCGCGGTTGTGATGGCAACCAGGACCGTCACCCCGACAATGCTCGGGAGAAACTCAGCGGACCAGCTCACAGACAAAGGGTACTCAGCATCGTCCGCCGAAGGCGCCCCCAGTTTCAGGTGGCGGCGGCGGTTGCCGTATCACTTCGCAACGGGGCTATCGGGGGCTGCCCCGATAGCCGGGTGGCGCGGGTGAGCCACTCAGGCGGCCCGCACCCCCCGCGCAATCACACCCAGGAGATCGGCGATCTCCGATCCCACGTTCAGATAGGTCTCTTCGTCCTGCCCGATTGGGTCCGGAATGTCCTCCGGGGATCCGTTCGACTCATGACGAGGCCGGGCCGATGCCAGATCCTCTACCGTCTTGGCGCCTGCCACCTCGGCTAGTCGGGCAGCCTCCTTGAGGGTGAACGTCTTCTCCACCTGATCCGGAGCCAGGGCCAAGACTTGATCGCGGTGATCTTCGGTCATCGTCAGCACCAGATCGGCTTCCGCCGCGAGATCTGCGGTGAGCGGCTGGGCTGAGAACTCGTTGGGGTCGCCACCCAAGCCCTCGAGGACCTGTGCAGCGGTGGCTTCCATCGATTCCCCTGCCACAGCGGCGGTACCCGCACTCTCGGCTGTCAGATTGGTGATCCCGAGTTCCTCGGCGTATGCCACTGCGAGGCGCTCGGCCGTTGGAGACCGACAGACATTTCCGGTGCAGACGAAGAGAACATGCATGGGCGAAGCATAAGGTCTCATTGCGCGGCGTTTACACAGGCACCGTCGCTTTCGAGCATCGGTCGGAGCGAATTCGTGTTCGCTCTACCCGGTGTGGGGGTGTGCGTGCCACCCCGTTCCTGGATCCGGTTACCGCGGAGTGATCGACGGGATACGGCTCAACGGGGCATCGTCCAATGTGGGGCCGGCGGCGACTTCCTGGAGTGGCGAAGCTCCCGCGGGGCGCGCGGGAGCCGGAATCGAACGCGTCAGGCCGATCTGCCGAAACGATACCGATAAGTATGTTAGGACAAACAGTGGTCACGCGCAGCAGGTAACGTCGTCGATATCTTGTCGAGGCGGAGGAATAACTATGGCGTGCTTTCGTAACCTGGCTCAGGTGATCCTGCTGGTTGGAGTGGCACTCTTCTCCTCGGTCCCAGCCCATGCCATGGAGATCCCCACCCAGCCGGCACCGAAACAATCGACCGCGGGCGACGCGATCAAGTTCGCCGAACTACACCCGCACTCGGCGCCTCCCGGTGTCAACGATTTCACGTGCCGCCCCGACGCCGCGCATCCACGCCCGGTGGTGTTGGTTCACGGAAGCGACGGAAGCACCTATGAGAGCTGGGCGGGATTGAGCCCGAAACTGAAGGACTCCGGTTACTGCGTGTTTG
It encodes:
- a CDS encoding glycoside hydrolase family 65 protein, whose amino-acid sequence is MSELGYQISPWQLCWSGLDLEALRFTESTFALSNGHIGIRGTFEEGEPRGLPGTYLNGYYEQRPLPYAEAGYGYPEDGQTVVNVTDGSIIRLLVADEPLDMRYGSATAHERVLDFRSGTLRRTTDWTSPTGRKVRIRSERLVSFTSRAIAAIRYEVEPLDDDIELVLQSDLLANERLPVRTDDPRVAAALHHPLVADFAASHDFRAVLAHHTRASGLRMAAGMDHEIELPTNGRCSIETEEDLARLTVAVNVPKGQRLKMTKFLAYGWSAHRSTPALRGQVEGALAGALEIGWATLLRRQREYLDLFWETADIEIAGDAELQQAVRFGLFHVLQAGARGETRAISAKGLTGPGYDGHAFWDTEAFVLPLLTYTVPDSARDALRWRHSTLDKAKNRAAQLGQAGAVFPWRSINGDECSGYWPAGTAAFHVGAAVAAATSRYLAATGDEEFESECGATLLIETARLWTSLGHHNSRGEFRIDGVTGPDEYTAVADNNVYTNLMAQKNMHDAAAVCERRPDLAREHGVDDEESSRWRDAGARMRIPFDEALGVHQQSEGFTHHAEWDFEGTPPENYPLLLNYPYFDLYRKQVVKQADLVLAMYFRGDAFTDEQKMANFAYYEALTVRDSSLSACAQSVMAAEVGQLQLAYDYLAEAALTDLHDLHSNVENGLHIASLAGTWMACVAGFGGMRDHGGNITFAPRIPPQLANMNFRMTVRGSQIHVDIRANSATYRLRSGRPVKLAHHGKTFTLGSSPVTKPIPELPTIPPVRQPYGRAPVRRGGS
- a CDS encoding HAD family hydrolase; this translates as MGLPDAIAACLFDLDGVLTETAVVHRKAWKHTFDDFLKRREGPGFRPFTDADYLDYVDGRPRADGVRTFLTSRGITLPEGEPDDPPGAATINGIGNSKNTLLLTVLEKEGVTAYSGSVRYIDAVYKAGLKIAVVTSSANGRAVIEAADLGRYVHVLVDGVVSAEKGFRGKPAPDSFLEGARALGVSADRAAVFEDALAGVEAGRAGAFGFVVGVNRSDQAEALRAHGADVVVNDLSDLLGG
- a CDS encoding chromosome condensation regulator RCC1; its protein translation is MRRVLVTATSCALLALPACGSDDGAKQTSETSDTTTAVATKTFPPLPPSLSEGSPPAVAPGAGSGSAPGGQVRAPVHIQAPPPPAAPPPPAAEPPPPEEAPPVDDNLEGEGADGADPEGEDVDGEGTDGGSGEGDAPEDDAPEGDAPDGDAPDGDDQGGDAPEGDSPEDDDPAGEGTGDDTSEGAGAAGGSSDGEIPAAEVSGDVGTDSGDGDNG
- a CDS encoding TerC family protein, encoding MQVTPAAWGLTIAAIVGLLLFDYFAHVRKAHIPTLKESAMWSALYVSIAILFGVLVFIFGGIDMGSEYFAGYVTEKALSVDNLFVFLIIIASFRVPREDQQKVLLFGIVFSLFARTGFIFVGATLINTFAWVFYIFGLILLVTAGNMLRPETEEAHSADNFVIRIAKKYLHTSAHYDGDKLFTIENGKRVMTPMVLVMVAIGGTDLLFALDSIPAIFGLTQNVFIVVTATAFSLMGLRQLYFLLDNLLDRLIYLSYGLSAILAFIGIKLVLHALHENNLPFVNGGEPIDVIEVSTGVSLTVIVGILIVTIIASLTSRRGKAQSAIAGARRHATNYVGLDYTADLAEREEIYSKLLAKEQQMKQLDPKYRKMANGEKALMELITRAHTEHDAFLNR
- a CDS encoding ABC transporter permease — translated: MSWSAEFLPSIVGVTVLVAITTAVLWGFRTPHYFAPALAVLRGALQLALISIILSGVITDPLWVALALFVMFSVAALTAAGRIGWSPWHVELVFTAMALGIAVTLTVTFLTGAIEFSSRYALAIGGIVIGNAMTTATLAGRRFMEVTDERWETVEGWLALGATPRQATRQLTRVAVHSSLIPSTDQTKTTGLVTLPGAFVGAIFGGVSPLEAGRFQIVVLAAIMAAGSITAVVVVLGLAPVRTRPQVPS
- a CDS encoding arsenate reductase/protein-tyrosine-phosphatase family protein; this translates as MHVLFVCTGNVCRSPTAERLAVAYAEELGITNLTAESAGTAAVAGESMEATAAQVLEGLGGDPNEFSAQPLTADLAAEADLVLTMTEDHRDQVLALAPDQVEKTFTLKEAARLAEVAGAKTVEDLASARPRHESNGSPEDIPDPIGQDEETYLNVGSEIADLLGVIARGVRAA